From one Thalassoroseus pseudoceratinae genomic stretch:
- a CDS encoding 2,3-bisphosphoglycerate-independent phosphoglycerate mutase, with translation MTDIHTLTRELQRKNDSKIVLLVADGLGGLPMEPGGKTELETANTPNLDALAARGVSGLSTPVLPGIAPGSGPGHLGLFGYDPLQYQIGRGVLEALGIDFDLGPNDVAIRGNFCTLDDDGNITDRRAGRIASDIGAKLCEKLDTITIPGVEVFVKPVKEYRLVIVFRAEGLGGNLADTDPQRTGVPPLDPQANDSSDSASLKTVEVANEFLKQARELLKDDAPANFLTLRGIAKRPPIPTFEEVYGTKPGAIAVYPMYRGLARLVGMDVLDAGQTLDDQMACLKSNWNDYDFFFVHFKYTDSTGEDGNFDAKVQRTEELDAAIPKIMDLDPTVLIVTGDHSTPSKMKSHSGHPVPTLLVADIARFDGLTAFGEKECLRGGLGQFEAKYLMLHALAHAGRLEKYGA, from the coding sequence GGGCGGCAAGACCGAACTCGAAACCGCAAATACGCCGAACCTCGATGCTTTGGCCGCACGCGGCGTGAGTGGGCTCAGCACTCCCGTGTTGCCAGGAATCGCACCGGGAAGTGGTCCGGGACACCTAGGGCTGTTCGGTTACGACCCGTTGCAGTACCAAATCGGTCGGGGTGTGCTTGAAGCTTTGGGCATCGACTTTGACCTCGGCCCGAACGATGTCGCGATCCGTGGGAACTTCTGCACGCTCGATGATGACGGCAACATCACCGACCGACGAGCCGGCCGGATCGCCAGCGACATCGGTGCCAAACTTTGCGAGAAGTTGGACACCATCACGATTCCCGGCGTGGAAGTGTTCGTCAAACCGGTGAAGGAATACCGTTTGGTCATTGTCTTCCGAGCCGAAGGACTTGGCGGCAATCTGGCTGACACCGACCCACAACGCACGGGTGTTCCGCCGCTCGATCCGCAAGCGAACGACAGCAGCGATTCGGCATCGTTGAAGACCGTCGAAGTTGCCAACGAGTTCCTGAAACAGGCTCGCGAACTTCTGAAAGACGATGCCCCCGCCAACTTCCTGACTCTACGCGGCATTGCCAAACGACCGCCGATTCCGACCTTCGAGGAAGTCTACGGCACCAAACCGGGTGCGATCGCGGTTTACCCGATGTATCGCGGATTGGCTCGGTTGGTCGGAATGGATGTACTCGATGCGGGTCAAACACTCGATGACCAAATGGCGTGTTTGAAATCGAATTGGAACGATTACGACTTCTTCTTCGTCCACTTCAAGTACACCGACTCCACCGGCGAAGACGGCAACTTCGATGCGAAAGTTCAGCGGACCGAAGAACTCGATGCGGCGATTCCGAAGATCATGGATCTCGACCCGACCGTGCTCATCGTGACGGGCGATCACTCCACGCCGAGCAAGATGAAAAGCCACTCCGGCCATCCGGTGCCGACATTGTTAGTCGCAGACATCGCCCGATTCGACGGTTTGACCGCCTTCGGCGAGAAAGAATGTTTGCGTGGCGGCTTGGGGCAATTCGAAGCGAAGTACCTCATGCTCCACGCCCTCGCTCACGCGGGTCGCTTGGAAAAATACGGCGCGTAG
- the kdsB gene encoding 3-deoxy-manno-octulosonate cytidylyltransferase — MAGRVIGVIPARLQSTRLPRKLLLNETGKPLLQYTWEAASAAKSLSEILVATDSIEISACVRRFGGQVELTANHPSGTDRVAEIARQFRPEADILVNIQGDEPEIDPNAIDLLVKTLQSSPSAQMATLATPITNKADLEDPGCVKVVCGADGRALYFSRLPIPYVRDGNTDELLKHDSPWKLHLGIYAYRRAFLMRMTEQPPSPLEQLEKLEQLRALEAGANISVATVLHRAAGIDTPTDYARFVSRQKVAA; from the coding sequence ATGGCAGGACGCGTAATTGGTGTCATTCCGGCTCGGTTGCAATCGACACGATTGCCAAGGAAATTACTGCTCAACGAAACTGGGAAACCGTTGTTGCAGTACACCTGGGAAGCCGCTTCGGCTGCGAAATCACTGTCCGAAATCTTGGTCGCAACCGACAGTATCGAGATTTCCGCCTGTGTGCGGCGGTTCGGTGGTCAGGTCGAATTGACCGCAAATCATCCGAGCGGAACCGATCGCGTCGCGGAAATCGCACGCCAGTTCCGTCCGGAAGCCGATATTCTCGTCAACATTCAGGGCGACGAACCGGAGATCGATCCGAACGCCATCGATCTTCTGGTCAAAACGTTGCAGTCGTCGCCGAGTGCTCAGATGGCGACACTCGCGACACCCATCACCAACAAAGCGGATTTGGAAGATCCCGGTTGTGTGAAGGTTGTCTGTGGGGCCGACGGTCGGGCATTGTACTTCAGCCGACTGCCCATACCCTACGTCCGCGATGGCAACACCGATGAACTTCTCAAGCACGATTCGCCTTGGAAGTTGCATCTTGGCATCTACGCCTACCGCCGAGCGTTTCTCATGCGGATGACGGAACAACCGCCGTCGCCGCTCGAACAACTGGAAAAGTTGGAGCAGCTTCGGGCATTGGAAGCCGGTGCGAACATCAGTGTGGCGACCGTGCTTCACAGAGCCGCCGGAATCGACACCCCGACCGACTATGCCCGCTTTGTCTCACGCCAAAAAGTGGCCGCCTGA
- a CDS encoding Nramp family divalent metal transporter has translation MTNPDDQPILDEHDTLPPSQDPAVAGDVQEPPRGFVGILKQLGPGLIIAGSIVGSGELIATTKTGAQAGITLLWLILIGCVIKVFVQVELGRYAITHGETTLSALDRVPGPRLKANWIVWCWLAMMVCGVGQLGGIVGGVGQAMAIAVPLSGDYAKAIQMPSEKELRNYLKWQPDTKAFQELSPEQQARLQNGQRIQEAQFEQLRAKDRPIDEALELTTKLVKNEAALKTDPSLEEVIHNQKKKLSALLNPSTNDDKYWAAFAALLTVALLYRGRYGLLQNVSLVLVVTFTFITIGNVLALQSTEEFHISADQFWKGLSFRLPESVGGINPLMTALATFGIIGVGATELITYPYWCLEKGYAKFTGQRTDEESWANRARGWMRVMHYDALLSMVVYTVATLAFFVMGAAVLYSEGRDPDNMRMVSTLATAYVPVFGEYAKWLFLGGAVAVLYSTFLVANAGHSRMLTDGLKVYGLIDKHSESTHQKSIRNFGIALPLTCLAIYWAGVNPVSAVILSGVAQSLLLPMIGFGALYFRKTATDPRLKPSRAWDVALVVSFLGLLIVGVWGLYGQIAKLM, from the coding sequence ATGACCAACCCTGACGATCAACCAATTCTCGATGAACACGATACCCTGCCCCCCTCGCAAGACCCTGCGGTCGCGGGGGATGTGCAAGAGCCGCCCCGTGGATTCGTCGGCATTCTGAAGCAACTTGGGCCGGGGTTGATTATCGCAGGGAGTATCGTCGGTTCGGGTGAACTCATCGCCACGACGAAAACCGGTGCCCAAGCCGGAATCACCTTGTTGTGGTTAATCCTCATCGGTTGCGTGATCAAAGTCTTTGTGCAAGTCGAACTCGGACGCTACGCGATCACGCACGGCGAAACCACGCTCTCCGCCCTGGACCGTGTGCCAGGACCGCGACTCAAAGCGAATTGGATCGTGTGGTGTTGGCTGGCGATGATGGTCTGCGGTGTCGGGCAACTCGGTGGCATTGTGGGCGGCGTCGGTCAGGCAATGGCTATCGCAGTGCCGCTCTCCGGCGATTATGCCAAAGCGATTCAGATGCCTTCCGAAAAAGAGTTGCGGAACTATCTGAAATGGCAACCCGACACGAAAGCTTTCCAAGAACTCTCCCCAGAACAACAAGCGCGGTTACAAAATGGGCAGCGAATCCAAGAAGCCCAGTTTGAACAACTTCGAGCGAAAGACCGCCCCATCGACGAAGCGCTTGAACTAACAACCAAGTTAGTCAAGAACGAGGCGGCTTTGAAAACTGATCCGTCGCTTGAGGAGGTCATCCATAATCAAAAGAAGAAATTGAGTGCCCTGCTCAACCCGTCTACCAATGACGACAAATACTGGGCGGCGTTCGCGGCTTTGTTGACGGTGGCGTTGTTGTATCGCGGGCGGTATGGACTTTTGCAGAATGTGTCGCTGGTGTTGGTCGTCACATTTACGTTCATCACGATCGGCAACGTGCTGGCGCTTCAGTCGACGGAAGAGTTCCACATCTCCGCCGATCAGTTTTGGAAAGGATTATCGTTCCGGTTGCCGGAGTCGGTCGGTGGGATCAATCCGTTGATGACGGCATTGGCAACGTTCGGCATCATCGGGGTCGGGGCGACGGAACTCATCACGTACCCCTATTGGTGCTTGGAAAAAGGGTACGCGAAGTTCACCGGTCAACGAACCGATGAAGAAAGCTGGGCGAATCGGGCTCGCGGATGGATGCGAGTCATGCACTACGATGCATTGTTGTCGATGGTGGTTTACACCGTCGCGACTTTGGCCTTTTTCGTGATGGGAGCGGCCGTGCTTTACAGCGAAGGACGCGATCCGGACAACATGCGAATGGTCAGCACACTCGCAACGGCTTACGTCCCGGTATTCGGCGAATACGCGAAATGGTTGTTCCTGGGTGGAGCGGTCGCGGTGTTGTACTCGACGTTCCTCGTCGCGAACGCCGGTCACTCCCGCATGTTGACCGACGGCCTGAAAGTTTACGGTCTCATCGACAAGCACAGCGAATCCACGCACCAGAAAAGCATCCGCAATTTCGGGATCGCGTTGCCGCTGACTTGCCTGGCGATCTATTGGGCCGGTGTGAATCCGGTGTCGGCGGTGATTCTTTCCGGTGTCGCCCAATCACTGTTGTTGCCGATGATCGGTTTCGGTGCCCTCTACTTCCGCAAGACCGCGACCGATCCCCGACTGAAACCCTCACGTGCCTGGGATGTGGCACTTGTCGTCTCATTTCTTGGATTGCTGATCGTCGGAGTTTGGGGGCTGTACGGCCAAATTGCGAAGCTGATGTAG
- the truB gene encoding tRNA pseudouridine(55) synthase TruB gives MFGLLNINKMAGLTSRQVVNRVQRLVRPAKVGHAGTLDPMATGVLIVCVGPATKLISLVQQQSKVYRSEFVFGQTSNTDDSTGYVLDVLDPEPVTRQQLDESLHRFRGEISQTPPQFSAVKVNGQRAYKLARQGQSVEIRAKTVRIDRLETIHFEYPRLQLEIECGSGTYIRSIARDLGRLLGCGAVMSQLERTRIGDCAIDDALNLDDLTPETLSNALLPPTLATRELPCLNASQSQCERLRNGQWLSLDPQTDWTEDRPIAVLSPDGQLVCLASYRERDRSLAPKQVFPAVS, from the coding sequence ATGTTCGGACTCCTTAACATCAACAAAATGGCCGGGCTCACTTCTCGGCAGGTCGTGAACCGAGTCCAGCGACTCGTGCGGCCGGCCAAAGTGGGACACGCCGGAACACTCGATCCAATGGCCACCGGGGTGTTGATCGTGTGTGTGGGGCCGGCGACGAAATTGATTTCACTCGTCCAGCAACAATCCAAAGTGTATCGCAGCGAATTTGTTTTCGGCCAAACAAGCAACACGGATGACAGCACCGGATACGTGCTCGACGTGCTTGATCCCGAACCCGTCACTCGTCAGCAACTCGATGAATCGCTGCATCGGTTTCGCGGAGAAATCTCGCAGACGCCGCCGCAGTTCTCGGCAGTGAAAGTCAACGGCCAACGGGCGTACAAGTTGGCTCGGCAGGGGCAGTCCGTGGAGATTCGAGCCAAGACTGTGCGAATTGATCGCTTGGAAACGATTCACTTCGAATACCCACGATTGCAACTCGAAATCGAATGCGGGTCGGGAACGTATATCCGTTCGATTGCCCGAGATTTGGGGCGGTTGCTCGGTTGCGGAGCCGTGATGAGCCAACTCGAACGCACACGGATCGGTGATTGTGCCATCGACGATGCTTTGAATCTCGATGACTTAACTCCCGAGACGCTATCCAATGCGTTGTTACCACCGACACTTGCAACGCGGGAACTCCCGTGTTTGAACGCATCGCAGTCGCAGTGTGAACGTCTGCGGAACGGGCAATGGTTGTCGCTCGATCCACAAACCGATTGGACGGAAGACCGCCCGATCGCGGTTCTTTCTCCGGACGGTCAACTTGTGTGTTTGGCTAGCTATCGCGAGCGTGATCGGTCACTCGCGCCCAAACAGGTGTTTCCCGCAGTGTCATAG
- a CDS encoding glycosyltransferase family 4 protein — protein MSTVNAIPGSVPVKTAVARPMFVLNSTQIGGGSHAVLTLLDELVHRRYFPTIVHPGDGDVLAAFERFPVENHVVKYQQPGWWEPLQSSQSIRRWVRLIRKSQTNVIYVNEPMTARVVLLAARVCRVPVVVHVHCDVEPAFARWMYRWMPSPNLFIFNSKVLREQTWPHFQACAPSAKAVVVSNGIDLQRFQPSPKSESISSASTRVPVGIIANLLPIKAHDNFLKMAAELERRGIAAEYRIIGDGRQEPEWTASLKSLCDELGLNHCVRFLGYRSDIPAEINELGVLVCCSHSETFGLCVAEAMACAKPVVATNVGGLPEVVENGVTGLLVPPNDANALADAVSKLLQDPEWRIEMGRCGRDRALRLFGSNRYAERILSACENLI, from the coding sequence ATGTCAACAGTCAACGCGATTCCCGGGTCGGTCCCCGTGAAGACGGCGGTCGCTCGTCCGATGTTCGTTCTCAATTCCACTCAAATCGGGGGTGGCTCTCATGCGGTCCTCACGTTGTTGGATGAATTGGTTCATCGCCGATATTTCCCCACCATTGTTCATCCGGGAGATGGTGATGTCTTGGCGGCGTTCGAGCGGTTTCCCGTCGAAAACCATGTCGTCAAGTATCAGCAACCGGGATGGTGGGAACCATTGCAATCGAGTCAGTCGATTCGCCGTTGGGTGCGGTTGATTCGCAAGTCTCAAACCAACGTGATTTACGTGAACGAACCCATGACCGCGAGGGTTGTGTTGTTGGCGGCTCGTGTGTGTCGAGTTCCGGTGGTGGTGCATGTACACTGCGATGTCGAACCCGCGTTCGCCCGATGGATGTATCGTTGGATGCCGTCGCCGAATTTGTTCATCTTCAACAGCAAGGTGTTGCGTGAGCAAACGTGGCCGCATTTCCAAGCCTGTGCGCCGAGTGCCAAAGCGGTCGTGGTTTCCAACGGCATCGACTTACAGCGATTTCAGCCCAGTCCCAAGAGCGAGTCGATTTCGTCGGCATCAACCCGCGTGCCGGTCGGGATTATCGCGAACTTGTTGCCGATTAAAGCTCACGACAATTTCCTGAAAATGGCGGCGGAACTGGAACGTCGGGGCATCGCGGCGGAGTACCGGATCATTGGCGATGGACGTCAGGAACCTGAATGGACGGCTTCCTTGAAGTCCTTGTGCGACGAACTGGGGCTGAACCATTGTGTGCGGTTTTTGGGATATCGGTCGGACATTCCAGCGGAAATCAACGAGTTGGGCGTGCTGGTGTGTTGCTCGCATTCGGAAACCTTCGGGCTTTGCGTCGCCGAAGCGATGGCCTGTGCCAAACCGGTGGTCGCGACCAATGTCGGTGGGTTGCCGGAAGTCGTCGAGAACGGCGTGACCGGATTGCTCGTCCCGCCCAACGATGCCAACGCCCTGGCGGATGCCGTCTCGAAGTTGCTTCAAGATCCCGAATGGCGAATCGAAATGGGGCGATGCGGCCGCGACCGTGCGTTGCGGTTGTTCGGTAGCAATCGGTACGCCGAACGCATACTCTCCGCATGCGAAAACTTGATCTGA
- a CDS encoding oligosaccharide flippase family protein: MRWHRDLLKHSSIYSLGEILTRLTSLLLLPIYTRYLAPSDYGVMAIIDLLIGLLAIVLGGGLAAAVSRFHFDYEDEASQRAVWWTGLTFVAVVGGLGFVPSWLMREHLADWTLGESVNQGGWFYTLALGTMWLACIEQIPMVYLRVRKWSGRFVLLSLFRLGLNIALNLSLLARGWGVAGVLWGNFLTGIVLATVSVGMLAWELKRFRFDIPLLQKMLRFGSPLIIIAFLSLLMHQADRWILHRFASMSEVGVYSLAYRIGQGMNQVLLLPFASIWGVMIYDVAKQPDARSVYARVFGYYTKIASLFLLAGALASRMLIKIVATDDYAAAGDVIPVILLAYLAFSWHDHFRIPVLLKKRTLSMVPVSLTATVVNVAANFALVPFFGGMGAAWATVITFATFTGLGLFTYQRGERYPYRFGESFAVVVGMAVTYGICRWTTNGVDWQSVAIGGGVWLAWAVVLFAKPAWNFWKHSDRSNSTPTLGSTVSAASQF, from the coding sequence ATGCGTTGGCATCGTGACCTGCTGAAACATTCTTCGATTTACAGTCTCGGTGAGATTCTCACCCGGCTGACATCGTTGTTGCTGCTACCGATCTACACACGCTATTTAGCTCCGTCCGATTACGGGGTCATGGCGATTATCGACTTGCTCATTGGGCTGCTAGCCATTGTGCTGGGCGGGGGACTCGCAGCGGCGGTGAGCCGATTCCACTTCGACTACGAAGACGAAGCCTCCCAACGAGCCGTATGGTGGACCGGTCTGACGTTCGTAGCCGTTGTCGGGGGGCTGGGCTTTGTTCCGTCTTGGTTGATGCGTGAGCACCTGGCCGATTGGACGTTGGGAGAATCGGTCAACCAAGGCGGCTGGTTTTACACGCTCGCCCTGGGAACGATGTGGCTGGCGTGCATTGAACAGATTCCGATGGTCTATTTGCGAGTCCGCAAATGGTCCGGACGATTTGTGCTTCTGAGTTTGTTCCGCTTGGGGCTGAACATTGCGTTGAATCTGAGTTTGCTCGCCCGTGGTTGGGGAGTGGCGGGGGTGTTGTGGGGGAACTTCCTCACGGGGATCGTTTTGGCGACGGTTTCGGTCGGCATGTTGGCGTGGGAACTGAAACGCTTCCGATTCGATATTCCGCTGCTCCAAAAAATGCTGCGGTTCGGTTCGCCGTTGATCATCATTGCGTTTCTGTCGCTGTTGATGCACCAGGCAGACCGTTGGATTCTGCATCGCTTTGCCTCAATGTCGGAAGTCGGTGTGTACTCGCTGGCGTACCGGATCGGTCAGGGCATGAATCAGGTGTTGCTTTTGCCGTTCGCCTCCATTTGGGGGGTGATGATTTACGATGTCGCGAAACAGCCGGATGCGAGAAGCGTGTATGCTCGGGTCTTCGGATACTACACAAAAATCGCGTCGTTGTTTTTGCTCGCCGGTGCTTTGGCATCGCGGATGTTGATCAAAATCGTGGCCACGGACGACTACGCGGCGGCAGGCGATGTCATTCCGGTGATCTTGCTCGCGTATTTGGCATTCAGTTGGCATGACCATTTCCGGATTCCCGTGCTACTCAAAAAACGAACGCTGAGCATGGTGCCGGTCTCGTTGACGGCGACCGTGGTGAACGTGGCGGCGAACTTCGCTCTCGTCCCGTTTTTTGGGGGGATGGGGGCAGCGTGGGCCACTGTGATTACATTCGCCACCTTCACCGGACTCGGGCTGTTCACGTACCAACGTGGTGAGCGGTATCCCTATCGATTTGGGGAGAGCTTTGCCGTGGTGGTTGGCATGGCTGTGACCTATGGGATCTGTCGCTGGACGACGAACGGAGTCGATTGGCAATCCGTCGCGATTGGTGGTGGCGTTTGGTTGGCATGGGCGGTCGTGCTGTTCGCGAAACCGGCTTGGAATTTTTGGAAACACTCTGACCGATCCAATTCGACCCCAACACTCGGGTCGACGGTTTCCGCTGCTTCACAATTCTAG
- a CDS encoding sulfotransferase: MLGPVRSFVRQKFFGVLRQALQTQDGREILADAFPDLTSLATTSSLRTETGLGSMGHPYANLGTETATDRKPFVIISSRFRSGSTFLWNLFRHLPNCTAYYEPFNDRRWFDPESRGSRVDTTHRAVDDYWREYDGLEHLAEFYQFDWIQRRLFMPAVAVDPRMHRYIRELVDAASGLPVLQFNRVDFRLPWLRRQFPEAKIIQLIRHPRDVWNSMTAPYREVKLDDRLGDFDLFDLYSLGLWVQDLKLAFPFLHDAENEHPYRAAYLIWKLSCQFGQQYADGCYRYEDLIGQPLHYLREMFSVAGVTDIPWEELLALVKPPTPDRWRGYADEAWFQAHEAECDQRFAAFFGAGTLEHHPSTEITPKAQAAENAAP; this comes from the coding sequence TTGCTAGGCCCTGTTCGAAGTTTTGTCCGACAGAAATTCTTCGGTGTGTTGCGTCAGGCGTTGCAAACTCAGGATGGCCGTGAAATTCTGGCCGACGCGTTTCCTGATCTCACGTCGCTGGCAACCACGAGCAGTTTACGAACCGAAACAGGTTTGGGCTCGATGGGGCATCCTTATGCCAATTTGGGGACCGAGACCGCGACCGATCGAAAACCATTCGTAATTATTTCATCGCGTTTTCGGAGCGGCTCGACGTTCCTTTGGAATCTCTTTCGGCATTTGCCCAACTGCACCGCGTATTACGAACCGTTCAACGATCGGCGTTGGTTCGACCCCGAGAGCCGTGGTTCCCGTGTCGATACCACTCACCGAGCCGTCGATGACTACTGGCGAGAATATGACGGATTGGAACACCTCGCCGAGTTCTATCAATTCGATTGGATTCAACGCCGACTGTTCATGCCGGCGGTGGCAGTCGATCCGAGAATGCACCGATACATTCGCGAATTGGTCGATGCCGCATCGGGTCTGCCAGTGCTGCAATTCAATCGCGTCGACTTCCGTTTGCCGTGGCTGAGACGTCAGTTTCCGGAAGCAAAAATCATTCAACTCATCCGCCATCCGCGTGACGTCTGGAACTCGATGACGGCACCATATCGTGAGGTGAAATTAGACGATCGGCTGGGTGATTTCGATTTGTTCGATCTATACAGCCTTGGTTTGTGGGTTCAAGATTTGAAGCTCGCGTTTCCATTTCTTCACGACGCCGAGAACGAGCACCCCTACCGGGCTGCCTATTTGATTTGGAAGTTGTCGTGCCAGTTCGGGCAGCAATACGCCGACGGCTGCTACCGCTATGAAGACCTGATCGGACAGCCGTTGCATTACCTGCGTGAGATGTTCTCCGTGGCGGGCGTGACGGACATTCCCTGGGAAGAATTGCTGGCGTTGGTCAAACCACCGACACCCGATCGCTGGCGTGGATATGCGGACGAAGCGTGGTTCCAAGCTCACGAAGCGGAATGCGATCAACGATTCGCCGCCTTTTTCGGTGCGGGAACTTTGGAGCATCATCCATCCACGGAGATCACTCCCAAAGCCCAAGCCGCTGAGAATGCCGCGCCGTAG
- a CDS encoding DUF421 domain-containing protein yields the protein MNDIFFDNWESLARTTVIGICGYVSLIILLRIAGNRTLTKMNAFDLIVTIALGSTLATLLLSKDVPLAQGVLGLALLIGFQFIITWVSVRAPWVRRVVTGEPSLLLYRGECIDSSLRKSRVVREEVESAIRGAGLAELKDAAAVILETDGSVSVIPNGSSNIQDIAGIDVSDAIT from the coding sequence ATGAACGACATATTTTTTGACAACTGGGAGTCTTTGGCGCGGACCACCGTGATCGGTATTTGTGGATACGTCAGTCTGATCATCTTGCTGCGGATTGCCGGGAATCGAACACTCACCAAGATGAACGCGTTTGATTTGATCGTGACAATCGCGTTGGGTTCGACACTTGCGACACTACTATTGAGTAAGGATGTTCCGCTGGCACAAGGCGTGTTGGGATTGGCTTTGTTGATCGGTTTTCAGTTTATCATCACCTGGGTCAGTGTGCGTGCTCCGTGGGTACGACGAGTCGTCACGGGAGAACCTTCACTGCTGCTGTATCGAGGGGAATGTATTGACTCGTCGCTGCGGAAATCCCGAGTGGTTCGCGAGGAAGTCGAGTCGGCCATTCGTGGGGCAGGGCTAGCTGAATTGAAAGATGCGGCCGCCGTTATTCTGGAAACCGATGGTTCTGTGAGTGTCATTCCCAACGGCTCTTCGAACATTCAAGACATTGCAGGGATTGATGTGTCGGATGCCATAACATAA
- a CDS encoding UxaA family hydrolase, translated as MPTQTDNPLLQLHSEDNIAVLTVSHSAGRELETVNHGTVTLREPIEFGHKVAITAIPAGERIRKFGQTIGFATQPIEPGEWVHAHNVGLGDLTLDYAFASEIPPEPEPILNRTFQGIRRADGRAATRNYLALVSTVNCSATASKYIAKEIDESLLADYPNIDGIVALTHKGGCAFEYGGTDHQQLARTLAGFAKHPNIGGYLVMGLGCEASQGSFLEEQHGLVQLETSARNGRNRKPPVVMNIQDYGGVRKTVDRAVAVLAEMLPKVNDIQREPIPASEIILGTECGGSDGNSGITANPAVGVASDLLVAAGATSILAETTEIYGGEHLMTRRAVSQQVGQKLIDLIDWWKEYAGKFGIEIDHNRSVGNKKGGLTTIYEKSLGAIAKGGSTALKQVYQYAEAVTEKGFVIMDTPGYDPASVTGMIAGGANMIVFTTGRGSCFGCKPVPTIKVATNTPMFRRMESDMDINAGRILEGASVQEIGTEIFEKILAVASGEKTKSEAQGIGDEEFCPWQSGPVL; from the coding sequence ATGCCCACGCAAACCGACAATCCGTTGCTGCAACTTCATTCCGAGGACAATATCGCCGTACTGACGGTGTCGCATTCCGCCGGTCGCGAGTTGGAGACCGTCAATCATGGAACTGTCACGCTGCGTGAGCCGATCGAGTTTGGTCATAAGGTGGCGATCACTGCGATCCCCGCAGGCGAGCGGATTCGGAAGTTTGGACAGACGATCGGTTTTGCCACTCAGCCAATCGAACCCGGTGAATGGGTGCATGCTCACAATGTCGGCTTAGGCGACTTGACGTTGGACTATGCCTTTGCGTCCGAGATTCCGCCCGAACCGGAACCGATTCTAAATCGCACGTTCCAAGGAATTCGTCGAGCCGACGGACGTGCTGCAACGCGGAATTACTTGGCTCTTGTCAGCACCGTGAATTGTTCGGCGACGGCGTCAAAATACATTGCGAAGGAAATTGACGAGTCGTTGCTGGCGGACTACCCGAACATTGACGGCATCGTGGCTCTCACGCACAAAGGTGGATGTGCATTCGAGTACGGCGGCACCGATCATCAGCAACTTGCCCGGACGTTGGCCGGTTTCGCGAAGCATCCGAATATCGGCGGATATTTGGTGATGGGCTTGGGGTGCGAGGCGTCGCAGGGGTCGTTTCTGGAAGAACAACACGGGTTGGTGCAACTCGAAACATCCGCGAGGAATGGCCGAAATCGGAAGCCGCCGGTGGTGATGAATATTCAAGACTACGGCGGTGTGCGGAAGACCGTAGACCGGGCCGTCGCAGTGCTGGCGGAAATGCTGCCGAAGGTCAACGACATCCAGCGTGAACCGATTCCCGCCAGTGAAATCATTCTGGGCACAGAATGTGGCGGCAGTGACGGCAACAGCGGCATCACTGCAAACCCGGCGGTAGGAGTTGCAAGCGATTTGCTCGTCGCGGCGGGAGCGACCAGCATTCTCGCCGAAACCACAGAGATCTACGGCGGCGAACACCTCATGACTCGTCGGGCGGTCAGCCAGCAGGTTGGTCAAAAATTGATCGATTTGATCGACTGGTGGAAAGAATACGCCGGAAAATTCGGGATTGAAATTGATCACAATCGGTCCGTCGGCAACAAAAAAGGCGGTTTGACCACGATCTATGAAAAGAGTCTGGGGGCGATCGCCAAAGGGGGATCGACCGCGTTGAAGCAGGTTTATCAGTACGCGGAAGCTGTGACGGAGAAGGGATTTGTCATCATGGACACGCCCGGTTACGACCCGGCCAGCGTGACCGGCATGATCGCCGGCGGGGCAAATATGATTGTGTTTACAACTGGGCGCGGAAGTTGCTTCGGTTGCAAACCGGTGCCGACGATCAAAGTCGCCACTAACACACCGATGTTCCGTCGCATGGAATCCGACATGGACATCAACGCCGGTCGCATCCTCGAAGGGGCGAGCGTTCAGGAAATTGGTACAGAAATCTTCGAGAAAATTCTCGCCGTCGCGAGTGGTGAAAAAACGAAGAGTGAAGCTCAAGGAATTGGTGACGAAGAATTCTGCCCTTGGCAATCGGGGCCAGTATTGTAG